The proteins below are encoded in one region of Pontibacter deserti:
- a CDS encoding TolC family protein, with protein sequence MKSIYTCLVFVLLLCCAQSIAQPARTLGLQEVITLAQQQSAAAKQAEVSQESSYWQWRSYKSDYRPQLSMNGTLADFSSTYTPVIQPDGTTDFKPVTINNADAGLTLRQLIGPTGGSIFVTSLMQRFDDFDRDITRYNGNPAIIGVEQPLFAYNPFAWAKKVEPLRYQESQRQYLEDKEDIAVEATKLYFDLLLAQVNQRIAIQNLANNDTLYQIAEEKYKLGRLSKNDLLQLRLAVLNATLDQDQATLDEQNATLALKTFVGLKDTDALQLTIPDAIPEAVVSAEMALAEAKKNRKEEISFKRRLLEAESIVAKAKGDNGLNMNVFATFGLSNSANNFTDVYLQPENLQRARVGFSMPLMDWGRQRSSYKVADLNRQLVQHTIAQEEATFEQAVLAQANQYITLKRRLATTADADAIAQERYEITKNIFIVGRISITDLNIALAEKDQARRAYISSLSQFWAAHYSLRQLTLYDFEKHQPIVSEINTNYKN encoded by the coding sequence ATGAAAAGTATTTATACCTGTTTAGTGTTTGTATTGCTGCTCTGTTGTGCACAAAGTATAGCCCAGCCCGCCCGAACTTTAGGTTTGCAGGAGGTTATTACATTGGCACAACAGCAGTCTGCAGCAGCAAAGCAGGCCGAAGTAAGCCAGGAAAGCAGTTATTGGCAATGGCGCAGCTACAAATCGGATTACCGCCCGCAACTGAGCATGAACGGTACATTAGCAGATTTCAGCAGCACCTACACACCAGTTATCCAGCCTGACGGTACCACAGATTTTAAACCGGTAACTATCAACAATGCCGATGCCGGCCTTACGCTTCGCCAGTTAATTGGCCCAACCGGCGGTAGCATTTTTGTAACATCGCTGATGCAGCGTTTCGACGATTTTGACCGAGACATTACACGCTACAACGGTAACCCGGCTATAATTGGCGTGGAGCAGCCGCTGTTTGCCTACAACCCTTTTGCCTGGGCTAAAAAAGTAGAGCCGTTGCGTTACCAGGAGTCGCAGCGCCAGTACCTGGAGGACAAGGAAGACATAGCGGTAGAAGCGACCAAGCTGTACTTTGACCTTTTGCTGGCGCAGGTAAACCAACGCATTGCCATCCAGAATTTAGCTAACAACGATACGCTGTACCAGATAGCAGAAGAGAAGTATAAACTGGGCCGCCTTTCTAAAAACGACCTGCTACAACTTCGCCTGGCGGTGCTTAATGCTACCCTTGATCAGGACCAGGCAACACTGGATGAACAGAATGCCACACTAGCCCTGAAAACATTTGTAGGCTTAAAAGATACTGACGCTTTGCAATTAACTATACCTGATGCCATTCCTGAAGCTGTAGTATCAGCGGAGATGGCCCTGGCGGAAGCAAAGAAGAACCGAAAAGAGGAAATTAGTTTTAAACGCAGGTTACTGGAAGCCGAAAGTATAGTTGCCAAAGCCAAAGGCGACAATGGATTGAACATGAATGTTTTTGCCACCTTCGGGTTGTCGAACAGTGCGAACAACTTTACGGATGTGTACCTGCAGCCTGAAAACCTGCAGCGGGCCAGGGTAGGTTTTAGTATGCCGCTTATGGATTGGGGCCGGCAACGCTCCAGCTATAAAGTGGCTGACCTGAACAGGCAACTGGTGCAGCATACCATAGCTCAGGAAGAAGCTACTTTTGAGCAGGCTGTGCTGGCGCAGGCAAACCAGTACATTACCTTAAAACGCAGACTTGCTACCACTGCCGATGCCGATGCCATTGCACAGGAGCGCTACGAGATCACGAAGAACATTTTTATAGTTGGCCGCATCAGCATTACAGACCTGAACATTGCCTTAGCGGAAAAAGATCAGGCTCGCCGCGCTTACATTTCTTCGCTCAGCCAGTTTTGGGCAGCACACTATAGTTTAAGGCAGTTAACACTTTATGATTTTGAAAAACATCAACCGATTGTATCAGAGATAAACACTAACTATAAAAACTGA
- a CDS encoding SDR family NAD(P)-dependent oxidoreductase, with the protein MKIALVTGATSGIGRATAVALAKQGFRIIATGRRKERLEELQQELAGITTVLPLLFDVRSKEAVQYAIASLPPEWQQIDVLVNNAGNAHGLSPFHEGSLEDWDAMLDINVKGLLYVSNAVIPLMQQQGRGHIINIGSIAGKEVYANGNVYCASKFAVDALSKAMRIDLVQTGIKVSEVNPGLVETEFSEVRFKGDKERAASVYQGYQPLQAEDVAELISFIVTRPPHVNLAEVLILPTAQASATVVNKQL; encoded by the coding sequence ATGAAGATCGCACTTGTAACCGGGGCTACATCCGGTATAGGCCGCGCTACAGCTGTTGCGCTGGCAAAGCAAGGTTTCCGTATTATTGCCACAGGTCGCCGTAAAGAGCGCCTGGAAGAACTGCAGCAGGAATTGGCAGGTATAACCACTGTGCTGCCTCTATTATTTGATGTACGCAGTAAAGAAGCTGTGCAGTATGCTATTGCCTCTTTGCCACCGGAATGGCAGCAGATAGATGTACTGGTAAACAATGCAGGTAATGCGCATGGGCTGTCTCCGTTTCATGAAGGCTCACTGGAAGATTGGGACGCGATGCTGGATATCAATGTAAAAGGCTTGCTTTACGTAAGCAACGCAGTAATTCCGTTAATGCAGCAACAAGGCAGAGGCCATATCATCAACATCGGCTCTATTGCGGGTAAGGAAGTGTACGCTAATGGTAATGTGTATTGTGCCTCAAAATTTGCGGTGGATGCTCTTTCCAAGGCTATGCGCATCGACCTGGTGCAGACAGGTATAAAAGTATCGGAAGTTAACCCGGGGCTGGTTGAAACGGAATTTTCAGAGGTTCGCTTTAAAGGAGATAAGGAACGTGCTGCCAGTGTTTACCAGGGATATCAACCCTTACAAGCTGAAGATGTAGCTGAACTGATCTCATTTATAGTTACACGCCCGCCACACGTAAACCTGGCTGAAGTGCTTATACTTCCGACAGCACAGGCATCGGCTACGGTGGTGAACAAGCAACTATAA
- a CDS encoding ABC transporter permease gives MLKNYFKIAWKVLLRRKFFTFISLFGISFTLMVLMVATSLFDHTFGPQMPERETDRILFVNQIREQVKEGYTNSGPASYSFFDRHVRTMKTPEKVSINSMPFQVNSYINNRKLAIDIKYTDREFWDILDFNFLEGNAYTQQDVKSANRVAVINQNTREQYFGKAEAIGKYIVVDQVKYKVVGVVENVPVLRVQSYADVWVPVSLKSQDFSKPGLRGTYFATIKAREASDIPEIKAEYAAMMQEVERQQPTKGSKLFSFPDTFLESFARTFLGQGQETGIGILYGILTVLILLFMLLPTINLVSINISRIMERSSEIGVRKAFGASSSTIIGQFIIENIFLTLLGGLLGLLLSAGVLWLINDSGMIVYANLGLNLRVFGIGMLLCLVFGLISGVYPAYKMSRLQAVEALKGGSK, from the coding sequence ATGCTAAAGAATTATTTTAAAATTGCCTGGAAGGTGCTCTTGCGTCGCAAGTTCTTTACCTTCATCAGTCTCTTCGGCATCAGCTTTACCCTGATGGTGCTGATGGTGGCGACCTCCCTTTTTGACCATACCTTTGGGCCTCAAATGCCGGAGCGTGAAACGGACCGTATCCTGTTTGTTAACCAGATTCGCGAGCAGGTAAAAGAGGGCTATACGAACAGCGGGCCCGCCAGCTACAGTTTCTTTGACCGCCACGTACGCACCATGAAGACACCCGAAAAGGTATCCATCAACTCCATGCCTTTTCAAGTGAACAGCTACATCAACAACCGCAAATTGGCAATCGATATTAAGTATACAGACCGTGAGTTCTGGGACATACTCGACTTTAATTTTTTGGAGGGCAATGCTTATACCCAACAGGATGTAAAGAGCGCCAACAGAGTTGCTGTAATCAACCAGAACACCCGCGAGCAGTATTTCGGAAAGGCAGAGGCCATAGGCAAGTACATTGTTGTAGACCAGGTAAAGTATAAAGTTGTTGGGGTAGTGGAGAACGTGCCGGTGTTGCGCGTGCAGTCTTATGCTGATGTGTGGGTGCCGGTTTCACTTAAGAGCCAGGACTTTTCCAAACCAGGGCTGAGAGGTACTTACTTTGCTACTATCAAGGCGCGTGAGGCATCCGATATACCTGAAATAAAAGCGGAGTATGCGGCTATGATGCAGGAAGTGGAGCGCCAGCAACCAACAAAAGGCTCAAAACTTTTCTCTTTCCCGGATACTTTTCTCGAAAGCTTTGCCCGCACCTTTTTAGGTCAGGGTCAAGAAACCGGAATTGGTATACTTTACGGGATATTAACAGTGCTGATCCTGCTGTTCATGCTGCTGCCTACCATCAACTTGGTCAGCATCAACATCAGCCGCATTATGGAGCGTTCTTCAGAGATCGGGGTGCGCAAAGCTTTTGGCGCCTCTTCTTCCACCATCATCGGGCAGTTCATAATCGAGAACATTTTCCTGACGTTGCTTGGTGGTTTGCTGGGCTTGCTATTATCGGCAGGCGTGCTCTGGCTCATCAACGACAGCGGCATGATTGTATACGCAAACCTGGGTCTTAACCTGCGGGTGTTCGGTATTGGTATGCTGCTTTGCCTTGTGTTTGGATTGATTTCCGGTGTTTACCCGGCCTATAAAATGTCACGCTTACAAGCCGTAGAGGCACTGAAAGGAGGTTCGAAATGA
- a CDS encoding ABC transporter ATP-binding protein, whose protein sequence is MITLSDIEKVYQTKSIETVALQNVNLTVPKGEFLSIMGPSGCGKSTLLNIMGLLDIPTSGIVTIDGQPIKTYKDKELAHIRNEKIGFVFQSYHLVNDLSVLDNVELPLLYRSGISGSERTKRAKAALEKVGLSARTKHFPNQLSGGQRQRVAIARALVGNPEIILADEPTGNLDSVMGEEVMNILLDLNRLDGTTIVMVTHDENMAHKTERLVRFFDGQQVSDSKVFDYQNA, encoded by the coding sequence ATGATCACGCTATCAGACATCGAAAAAGTTTACCAGACCAAATCCATCGAAACGGTGGCTTTGCAGAACGTAAACCTGACAGTACCAAAAGGGGAGTTCCTTTCTATTATGGGGCCATCGGGCTGCGGAAAATCAACCTTACTTAACATTATGGGCTTGCTGGATATACCTACTTCTGGCATTGTAACTATAGATGGTCAGCCTATCAAGACTTACAAGGATAAAGAACTGGCACACATCCGCAACGAAAAGATCGGTTTTGTATTCCAGAGCTACCACCTTGTAAACGACCTGAGCGTGTTAGACAATGTAGAGCTGCCATTGCTGTATCGTAGTGGTATTTCGGGTTCGGAGCGCACCAAAAGAGCCAAAGCTGCTTTAGAGAAAGTAGGCCTTAGCGCCCGCACAAAACATTTTCCGAATCAGCTGTCAGGTGGGCAGCGCCAGCGAGTGGCCATTGCCCGTGCACTGGTTGGTAATCCGGAAATTATACTTGCCGATGAGCCTACTGGTAACCTGGACTCAGTGATGGGAGAGGAAGTAATGAACATTCTGCTGGACCTGAACCGGCTGGATGGAACAACTATAGTTATGGTAACGCACGACGAGAACATGGCGCATAAAACAGAGCGCCTGGTTCGCTTCTTCGATGGGCAGCAGGTATCAGACTCAAAAGTATTTGACTACCAAAACGCGTAG
- a CDS encoding ABC transporter permease: MIRHLFKLIWNRKKSNFLLITEIFFCFLVLFGVLSFIVYNVSNYTKPLGFKHENVWLLTMRPSTDSTAQNRQIVEQVIQRVRAFPQVEQASFTSSNAPFSFSRMNNDFSYGKIKRIESDVYEVQDEYKDVMQLQVSKGRWFSASDNASHHEPIVINKAFQQGLFGEEDPVGKVIHVNDTTTYQVVGVTDYFRAGSEYAAEFPAVFTRINLQKNPDKYENELLIRVKPGTGIDFEEKMVKEISGIGKEWTMEVATLEKMRQNKSKLTLVPMIALGLVCGFLILNVALGLFGVLWYNISRRNSEIGLRRALGAASGQIYRQFIGEVLVLATFGLIFGVLFAVQFPLLQVFDVESEVYFIALAGAVVLIYVLTTICALYPSRQAAAIHPAIALHED, from the coding sequence ATGATACGCCACTTGTTTAAACTGATCTGGAACCGGAAGAAGAGTAACTTCCTGCTGATCACCGAAATATTCTTTTGCTTCCTGGTGCTGTTCGGGGTGCTGAGCTTCATTGTGTACAATGTGAGCAACTATACTAAACCACTGGGTTTTAAGCACGAAAATGTATGGCTGCTGACCATGCGCCCAAGTACAGATTCAACTGCCCAAAATCGGCAGATAGTGGAACAGGTGATTCAACGTGTGCGTGCTTTTCCGCAGGTAGAGCAGGCGTCTTTTACGTCAAGCAATGCCCCGTTTTCTTTCAGCCGGATGAATAACGACTTCTCATATGGCAAAATAAAGCGCATTGAGTCAGATGTTTATGAAGTGCAGGATGAGTATAAGGATGTAATGCAGCTGCAGGTAAGTAAGGGCCGCTGGTTCAGCGCCTCAGATAATGCCTCTCATCACGAGCCGATCGTGATAAACAAGGCATTTCAGCAGGGCCTGTTTGGCGAGGAGGACCCTGTTGGTAAAGTAATTCATGTAAATGATACGACTACTTACCAGGTGGTGGGCGTAACCGATTACTTCCGTGCAGGCAGTGAGTATGCTGCTGAATTTCCGGCGGTTTTTACCCGCATCAACCTTCAAAAGAATCCTGATAAATATGAGAACGAACTGCTGATCCGGGTAAAGCCTGGCACAGGCATAGATTTCGAAGAGAAGATGGTAAAAGAGATCTCCGGCATTGGCAAAGAATGGACGATGGAAGTTGCAACGCTTGAAAAAATGCGGCAGAATAAATCCAAACTTACCCTGGTTCCGATGATCGCGCTGGGCCTGGTTTGTGGCTTCCTGATACTGAATGTAGCGCTCGGACTTTTTGGAGTGTTGTGGTACAACATTAGCCGCCGCAACAGCGAGATTGGACTTCGCCGCGCACTTGGTGCTGCTTCCGGGCAAATCTATCGCCAGTTTATCGGGGAAGTGTTGGTACTGGCAACATTCGGACTGATTTTCGGTGTGTTGTTCGCTGTCCAGTTTCCTTTACTGCAGGTATTTGATGTGGAGTCAGAAGTATACTTTATAGCACTTGCCGGGGCTGTAGTTCTTATTTACGTGCTAACAACCATTTGTGCACTTTATCCAAGCCGCCAAGCAGCGGCGATACATCCGGCCATTGCCTTGCACGAAGATTAA
- a CDS encoding efflux RND transporter periplasmic adaptor subunit, whose protein sequence is MDRELSATTKQANKRRRYWQIGIALAVLVFAVLGFRTLITPSISHEVLRTAVVERGPVVATISASGVVVPEQELVITSPIQARIEQVLLKAGEHVKPGDQILLLDRAFTQLAYDKLKDEQQLNQHKSVQLRLNLRKTLNNLASQLAIKQLKVKSLQAQLEDEKYLLKIGGTTQESVKQAELNLKIAQQELTEIQHDMATERELLKADEQELGYTLAMQGRSIEELQRKMEQAEVRATHKGVITWVKNETGSTVNAGDVIARLADLSSYKIKATISDTYADQLKVGSSATVRINEIDLQGTISSVEPTVTNGIVTFYVALQDKAHQLLRPSLRADVYVNTASRSDVLRVKNGPYFTNYSGQHVFVVQGDAAIKKEVTVGVSNVDFVELENGVQPGDVIVISDMKEYEHVQKLKIK, encoded by the coding sequence ATGGATCGCGAATTATCAGCCACTACAAAACAAGCAAACAAACGCAGACGCTACTGGCAGATCGGTATTGCACTAGCCGTTCTGGTTTTTGCTGTTCTGGGTTTCCGGACGCTGATCACGCCCTCTATCAGCCATGAGGTGCTGCGCACGGCCGTGGTAGAGCGTGGGCCGGTTGTGGCAACTATTTCAGCTTCTGGAGTGGTGGTGCCCGAGCAGGAACTAGTAATAACCAGCCCGATACAGGCGCGCATAGAGCAGGTGTTGTTAAAAGCAGGAGAGCACGTTAAACCCGGCGACCAGATCCTGCTACTCGACAGGGCCTTTACCCAATTGGCTTACGATAAACTGAAAGACGAACAGCAGCTGAACCAGCATAAAAGCGTGCAACTGCGCCTAAACCTTCGCAAAACACTGAACAACCTGGCATCGCAGTTAGCCATAAAGCAACTTAAAGTAAAAAGCCTGCAGGCACAGCTGGAAGACGAAAAGTACCTGCTTAAAATTGGCGGCACCACCCAGGAAAGCGTGAAGCAGGCAGAACTGAATCTGAAAATAGCGCAGCAGGAACTGACCGAGATACAACACGACATGGCTACCGAGCGCGAGCTACTGAAAGCCGACGAGCAGGAGCTGGGTTATACATTGGCGATGCAGGGCAGATCGATAGAAGAGCTGCAGCGCAAAATGGAACAGGCCGAAGTGAGGGCCACGCATAAAGGAGTGATAACCTGGGTAAAGAACGAAACAGGCAGCACTGTAAATGCAGGAGATGTAATTGCCCGCCTTGCCGATCTCAGCAGCTATAAAATTAAAGCTACCATTTCCGATACTTATGCCGATCAGCTGAAGGTAGGCAGCAGCGCCACCGTTCGCATTAACGAGATAGACTTACAAGGTACTATTTCATCTGTAGAGCCAACTGTTACAAATGGCATTGTCACATTTTATGTAGCGCTTCAGGATAAGGCCCACCAGTTACTTCGCCCAAGCCTGCGTGCCGATGTGTATGTAAATACAGCCTCCAGGAGCGATGTGCTACGGGTAAAGAACGGGCCATACTTCACTAATTATTCCGGGCAGCATGTGTTCGTGGTGCAGGGCGATGCGGCCATTAAAAAAGAAGTAACTGTTGGCGTGAGTAACGTGGATTTTGTGGAACTGGAAAATGGTGTGCAGCCCGGCGATGTGATCGTGATCTCGGATATGAAGGAGTACGAGCACGTGCAGAAGCTAAAGATAAAGTAG
- the porT gene encoding type IX secretion/gliding motility protein PorT/SprT → MAFSYIWHKLYLHRTKITLFVLLAILVAAPAAQAQKKINTLNKADYDNKPIHYGFYLAAPLTRYSIQHSQEYADQLATDPSGGGVITVNAKFSPGFYTGLVLNVRLADYLDARFVPGVGFYSRKIEFTNMPQETGEVQTVDKTISSTMVELPLLLKYKAKRRSNARMYLVGGIKPGIDLGSGKSDENPDKGLAVEKFDLALEYGFGVDMFYPFFKFAPEIRFSHGLINQHKLTQSEYSRLLQKQTNHNISLILFFE, encoded by the coding sequence ATGGCATTCTCTTACATTTGGCATAAGCTCTATCTACACCGGACGAAAATAACCCTGTTTGTTTTACTGGCTATACTTGTTGCTGCCCCGGCAGCGCAGGCCCAGAAAAAGATCAACACGCTTAACAAAGCCGACTACGATAACAAACCCATACATTACGGATTTTATCTGGCAGCGCCCTTAACAAGGTATAGTATACAGCATTCGCAGGAGTATGCCGATCAATTGGCAACTGATCCATCAGGTGGCGGGGTTATAACAGTAAACGCTAAATTCAGTCCGGGCTTTTACACCGGCCTGGTGCTCAATGTGCGCCTTGCTGATTACCTGGATGCACGCTTTGTACCTGGAGTAGGGTTTTACAGCCGTAAGATCGAGTTTACCAATATGCCACAGGAGACAGGCGAAGTACAGACTGTTGATAAAACAATTAGCTCTACTATGGTAGAACTGCCCTTACTGCTGAAGTATAAAGCGAAGCGCCGATCAAATGCACGTATGTATCTGGTTGGTGGTATAAAGCCGGGCATAGACCTGGGCAGCGGCAAAAGCGACGAGAACCCGGACAAAGGGCTGGCTGTTGAAAAATTTGACCTGGCGTTGGAGTATGGATTTGGTGTAGACATGTTCTACCCGTTCTTTAAGTTTGCACCAGAGATACGTTTTTCGCATGGCCTTATTAACCAGCACAAGTTAACGCAAAGCGAGTATAGCCGCTTGCTGCAGAAGCAGACAAACCATAACATATCGCTTATCCTTTTCTTTGAATAA
- a CDS encoding sigma-54-dependent transcriptional regulator has translation MILIVDDDVAVRASLSLMLKQNGYKTKEAASPKEALQLAEQHPFQLVIMDMNFSIETTGHDGLLLLEQFKKQYPNLPAILITGWGSISLAVEGMRLGAADFITKPWSNEYLLQSVCTALSLSEQSKISDEALTRKKLDQQYNFGNIVGQDPDLLKVLKKIGQIAATDASVLIEGQSGTGKELIAEAIHQNSPRRNQPFVKVNLGGISASLFESEMFGHKRGAFTDAKGDRVGRFEMANKGTIFLDEIGELDMNSQVKLLRVLQDRTYEVLGDSRSRKLDIRVVCATNRNLEEMVAEGKFREDLFYRINLITVKLPSLRERADDIPLLVQYFLGNLKKVYNRPELSISKSALQWLKEQALPGNIRELKNLVERTVLVSDNDVLEAEDFQAQAQRSAAKPADKALPAVGAMTLDEMEASMIRKSMDHYHNNISKVARALGLSRAALYRRLEKFNIPYEPQD, from the coding sequence ATGATCCTGATTGTTGACGATGATGTTGCTGTGCGGGCCTCGCTTAGCCTGATGCTGAAACAGAATGGCTATAAAACCAAAGAAGCAGCCTCTCCTAAAGAAGCGCTTCAGTTGGCGGAGCAGCACCCTTTTCAGCTGGTGATCATGGACATGAACTTTTCTATTGAAACCACAGGCCATGATGGTTTACTGTTGCTTGAACAGTTCAAGAAACAATATCCAAACCTTCCGGCTATACTTATCACGGGTTGGGGTTCTATCAGCCTTGCAGTGGAAGGTATGCGCCTGGGTGCTGCCGATTTTATCACAAAGCCTTGGAGCAATGAGTACCTGCTGCAATCTGTTTGTACGGCGCTCAGTCTGTCGGAGCAGAGCAAAATTTCTGATGAAGCCCTGACACGCAAAAAACTTGATCAGCAGTATAACTTCGGCAACATTGTAGGTCAGGACCCGGACCTGCTGAAAGTACTCAAAAAGATAGGCCAGATAGCTGCTACCGATGCTTCTGTTTTAATAGAAGGCCAAAGCGGAACCGGTAAAGAGCTGATAGCCGAAGCCATACACCAGAACAGCCCGCGCCGTAACCAGCCATTTGTTAAAGTTAACTTGGGTGGTATTTCAGCCAGTCTGTTTGAGAGTGAGATGTTTGGCCATAAACGCGGCGCTTTTACCGATGCCAAAGGCGATAGAGTAGGTCGTTTTGAGATGGCAAACAAAGGCACTATTTTCTTGGATGAGATAGGTGAACTGGACATGAACAGCCAGGTAAAACTGCTGCGCGTACTACAGGACCGTACCTACGAAGTGCTTGGCGACAGCCGTTCACGTAAACTTGATATACGCGTGGTATGCGCTACTAACCGCAACCTCGAAGAAATGGTAGCCGAAGGCAAATTCCGGGAAGACCTTTTTTACCGCATCAACCTGATCACAGTTAAGCTGCCATCGCTGCGCGAGCGTGCCGATGACATACCGTTGCTGGTGCAGTACTTCCTGGGAAATCTGAAGAAAGTATATAACCGGCCAGAGTTAAGTATAAGCAAAAGTGCATTGCAGTGGCTGAAAGAACAGGCATTGCCGGGCAACATTCGGGAGCTGAAAAACCTGGTAGAACGTACCGTGCTGGTAAGCGATAACGATGTGCTGGAAGCAGAAGATTTTCAGGCCCAGGCACAACGCAGCGCCGCTAAACCTGCCGACAAAGCCCTGCCAGCCGTAGGCGCCATGACCTTAGACGAGATGGAAGCCAGCATGATTCGGAAGTCGATGGACCATTATCATAACAACATCAGTAAAGTAGCCCGTGCACTTGGCCTGAGCCGGGCTGCCCTTTACCGCCGCCTCGAGAAGTTTAACATCCCGTATGAGCCTCAGGACTAA
- a CDS encoding sensor histidine kinase — MSLRTKFILFATVIHVLLAVMAYFLLKENVYLFLGMEVLILVSIFITAQLYSTFFKPLSLIRAGIQSIKDKDFSTKFMGVGQKELDELINVYNRMIDQLRHERVAQAEKHYFLEKLIQASPAGIILLGFDNQVEHINPAAELYLQQPASNLIGKHVSQLPKVWAEQLTQLQTGSSITFRVNGIRTYRCHRAHFLDRGFQHYFVLIEELTEAILQNERQAYEKVIRMMSHEVNNSAGAVNSILGSLQYYAPQLATDHREDFDNALQVAIDRNTNLSRFMANFANVVRIPQPKKVRTDLHEMLRNLALLMQPEFQRRSICCKLQLASQPLIILLDQQQMEQVLLNVLKNAMEAIGESGEITINTQTNPAQLTITDTGSGIPENIRASLFTPFFSTKEYGQGIGLTMVREILVNHGFPFSLESDQEKGLTTFMVRF; from the coding sequence ATGAGCCTCAGGACTAAGTTTATACTTTTTGCCACGGTTATACATGTGCTGCTTGCGGTAATGGCGTATTTCCTGCTGAAGGAGAATGTATACCTGTTCCTGGGGATGGAGGTGCTTATACTTGTTTCCATCTTTATCACGGCGCAACTATACAGTACTTTTTTTAAGCCGCTCAGCCTTATTCGTGCCGGTATCCAGTCTATCAAGGACAAAGACTTCTCGACAAAGTTTATGGGAGTGGGGCAGAAGGAGCTGGACGAGCTGATAAACGTGTATAACCGCATGATAGACCAGCTTCGGCACGAGCGTGTAGCCCAGGCCGAAAAGCATTACTTTCTCGAAAAACTCATTCAGGCATCTCCGGCTGGTATTATTTTACTAGGCTTTGATAACCAGGTAGAACACATAAACCCTGCTGCTGAACTATACTTACAGCAACCAGCGTCTAATCTTATCGGCAAACACGTAAGCCAGTTACCGAAAGTATGGGCAGAGCAGCTTACACAGCTTCAAACAGGCAGCTCCATTACGTTCCGGGTAAATGGCATCCGTACGTATCGCTGCCATCGCGCACATTTCCTGGACCGAGGCTTTCAGCATTACTTTGTATTGATTGAGGAACTGACCGAAGCTATACTTCAGAACGAGCGGCAGGCTTACGAAAAGGTGATCCGGATGATGTCGCATGAGGTGAATAATTCGGCGGGTGCGGTAAATTCTATACTTGGTTCGCTGCAGTATTATGCCCCGCAACTTGCCACAGACCACCGCGAAGACTTTGATAATGCCCTGCAGGTAGCCATCGACCGAAATACCAACCTGAGCCGCTTTATGGCCAACTTCGCTAATGTGGTGCGCATACCGCAGCCTAAAAAGGTACGAACTGATTTGCACGAAATGCTCCGTAACCTTGCCCTGCTGATGCAACCAGAGTTCCAGCGCCGCAGCATCTGTTGTAAACTCCAGTTAGCATCGCAACCATTGATTATACTTCTGGATCAGCAGCAGATGGAACAAGTATTACTCAATGTGCTAAAAAATGCGATGGAAGCGATAGGAGAGAGCGGGGAGATAACTATAAATACACAGACAAACCCAGCCCAGCTTACTATTACAGATACTGGCTCCGGCATCCCTGAAAATATAAGAGCTTCACTGTTCACACCCTTCTTCAGCACTAAAGAATACGGACAAGGTATAGGCTTAACAATGGTGCGGGAGATACTGGTAAACCACGGTTTCCCGTTTTCGCTGGAGAGTGATCAGGAGAAGGGATTAACTACGTTTATGGTTAGGTTTTAG